A DNA window from Hevea brasiliensis isolate MT/VB/25A 57/8 chromosome 2, ASM3005281v1, whole genome shotgun sequence contains the following coding sequences:
- the LOC110665337 gene encoding uncharacterized protein LOC110665337 — protein MVVSKSSLMFIKSVDCSGEVKDKQFIANLLKEVIDEVGHQKVVQVITDNASNCKSAGEIIEGMFPHIYWTPCVVHTLNLALKNICAAKNLENNQETYDVCHWITEIHGDALQIKNFIMNHSMRLTIYNRFSPLKLVSVADTRFASIVVMLKRFKLIRCALKAMVMSDQWAQYREDDQGKARFVRDKVVDEDWWENVDYIIAFTRPIYDMIRFCDTNKPCLHLVYDLWDSMIEKVKQVIFYHEGKQADGFSPFYYVVHQILVDRWAKSNTPLHCLAHSLNPRFYSEKWLQEGEGRVPPHMDGEVSTEKIKCFRRIFSNEDERIRTNDEFANFSSKSGPFADPDSIGSMYVTDPRKWWACFGSNAPLLQMLAFKVLGQPTSSSCCERNWSIYSFIHLCRKNKLTPKRAEDLVFIHNKLHLLSRNSSQYYDEKIKLWDVGGDQFGSIKDVGVLEFANLSLDKPELESVLFDENATTSMEKEKDSEVEEMS, from the exons atggtTGTTTCTAAGTCTAGCCTCATGTTTATCAAATCTGTAGATTGTTCTGGTGAAGTGAAAGATAAGCAATTTATTGCTAATTTGCTAAAAGAAGTAATTGATGAGGTGGGTCATCAAAAAGTGGTACAAGTCATTACTGATAATGCTTCAAATTGTAAAAGTGCTGGAGAAATCATTGAGGGTATGTTTCCACATATTTATTGGACTCCTTGTGTTGTGCACACTCTTAATCTTGCTTTGAAGAATATATGTGCagcaaaaaatttggaaaataaTCAAGAAACTTATGATGTGTGTCACTGGATCACTGAAATCCATGGAGATGCTTTGCAAATCAAGAATTTTATAATGAATCATTCCATGAGGCTTACAATTTATAATCGGTTTAGCCCTTTGAAATTGGTTTCAGTTGCTGACACTCGTTTTGCTTCTATTGTTGTGATGCTTAAAAGATTTAAACTTATTAGGTGTGCTTTAAAAGCAATGGTTATGAGTGATCAATGGGCACAATACCGAGAAGATGATCAAGGCAAAGCTAGATTTGTTCGTGATAAAGTGGTAGATGAGGATTGGTGGGAAAATGTTGATTACATCATTGCTTTTACTAGGCCCATTTATGACATGATCAGATTTTGTGACACAAACAAACCATGCCTTCATTTGGTTTATGACTTATGGGATTCTATGATTGAAAAGGTGAAGCAAGTTATTTTTTATCATGAAGGAAAGCAAGCAGATGGGTTTTCTCCTTTTTATTATGTGGTTCATCAAATTCTTGTTGATCGTTGGGCAAAGAGCAACACTCCCCTtcattgtttagcccattcattaAATCCAAG atTTTATAGTGAAAAATGGCTTCAAGAGGGAGAAGGTAGAGTGCCTCCTCATATGGATGGAGAAGTATCAACTGAAAAAATTAAATGCTTTAGGAGGATTTTTTCTAATGAAGATGAGCGAATTAGAACAAATgatgaatttgcaaatttttcttCGAAAAGTGGACCTTTTGCTGATCCTGATTCTATTGGAAGTATGTATGTTACAGATCCTAGGAAATGGTGGGCATGTTTTGGTTCTaatgcacctttacttcaaatgTTGGCTTTTAAAGTGCTTGGACAACCTACTTCCTCCTCCTGTTGTGAAAGAAATTGGAGTATTTATTCCTTCATTCATTTATGTAGAAAGAATAAATTAACTCCAAAACGTGCAGAGGACTTGGTTTTTATCCATAATAAACTTCACCTTCTGTCAAGAAACTCCTCCCAATATTATGATGAGAAGATAAAATTGTGGGATGTTGGTGGTGATCAATTTGGGAGTATAAAAGATGTGGGAGTTCTTGAATTTGCCAACCTTTCATTAGATAAACCAGAGTTAGAGTCTGTTTTGTTTGATGAAAATGCAACTACAAGCATGGAGAAGGAGAAAGACAGTGAAGTTGAGGAAATGTCATAA